The Planctomycetia bacterium region CTCTGCACCGCAGCAGAGCGCATCATTGACACTCATAGCCACCAGGTCGATGCCCACGGTGTCGTGCTTGTTCAGTTTGCGGGCTACATGAATCTTCGTGCCTACACCATCGGTACAGGTGACCAGCAGTGGCTGGCGATAACGGGATACATCCAGATCATACAGGCTTGCAAAGCTCCCAAACCCATCGAGCACGCGGGGTGAATGCGTTTGCCTGGCCAGCGGAGCAATCGCGGAGATGCCCTCTTCATAGAGGTCAAGATTCAAACCGGCTGAACGATAAGTCAATGGCATAATGAAAATCTATGACTGATGAGCGGACAGGCCAACAGTATCCCTAAGAACTAAGTGCCCACTCAAAAAGGAAGCTTGAGGGTGGGTGCCACGGTTTGCGTGTACTCACGCTAACCGTGCCAATTCACCACGAAGTCATTTTTGCGGACTAACTTATCTACTGTGACATGTGAAAGGTTATTTCTTATTGAGCTTCCAAACGGTCAAAGATGTATTGCTGCCCGGCTTCGATTCAAACGAGGTTGGCCGGGGCTGGCCTGGTTGGGCAACGCAGAGATATAGTTGACCGTCTTTGAATTCATAGATTCCCAGTGAAACTTTGTCCTTGGCTGGGCCATCCAGCATGGTGGAGTCGATCTCCTTCGGTGATGCCTGCGGGTTCAGTTTGATCTTTGATTTCTGCAGTGCTTTATCAAAGAGAGATACGATTACCACGTCGTCCTTCACATCTCGGAACAGGGTTTCAGCAACATCATCAGGCTGACGCTGACCATTGCGGATATTCAGCGTGCAACCCCATTCGCCCTGCATGGCTGTCAAATCAGCCTGTTTGGGTTCATCAGCTACCGGCATCAACAGACCGATCAAGAGGCACCACATGTTACTCACTCCTGTTAGAGAGAAGTTGTCGCATCACCTGTCCCGTATGTTCAATCTGTTCGCGGGAGACATCCAGATGGGTTACCATCCGCAGCGTGTGACGGGCTGTAGGTAATGCTAGGACTCCATGTGCCTGGAGACGATGCTGAAGTTCCTCTGCAGTGCCCAGATTCTCATCAAGCTTTAAAAAGATGAGGTTGGTCTCCACACTGTCCTGGCCGAGTGAAATACCCTGAATGGCTGTTGCCAGTTCAGCCAGTCTCTTGGCATGAATATGATCTTCTGCCAGTCGATCAATGTGGTGATCGAGAGCATAGATGGCAGCAGCAGCCAGCACGCCGGCTTGCCGCATGCCGCCTCCGAACATCTTGCGGATGCGACGTGCCCGCTTGATGAACTCTTTCGGACCGACAAGGGCTGAACCCACTGGCGCTCCCAGTCCTTTGCTGAAACAGACGGAAACGGAATCTACCGAGTTGCACCAGGTCGCCAGCGAAATGCCAGTTGCTACCGAGGCATTCCATAGCCTGGCGCCATCCAGATGCACTGCCAGCCCCTGCTGATGAGCCCAGCGGGCGACCCGCTCCATGGTTTCCAGTGGATAGATTTTCCCACCACCACGGTTGTGAGTATTTTCCAGACAGACCAGTCTGGTGCGTGGCGTGTAATCAGCATCCCCTTTGACCTGCCCGTCCATGTGATGCACATCAATGATGCCCTGCTGGCCTTCAAAGGTTCTGCACATCACGCCATTGAGGGCAGCGGGCGCTCCGGTTTCGTAATGAATGATGTGATTGTTGACATCACAAAAGAGTTCATCGCCCGGTTGTGTGTGGCAACGAATGCCAATCTGGTTCGACATGGTGCCCGATGGGACAAACAAGGCAGCTTCCTTGCCCAGCATGGAAGCTACCCGCTCCTCCAACTGGTTCACCGCCGGGTCTTCACCAAAGACATCATCGCCTACCCTGGCTGAAGCCATGGCTGCTCGCATGCCCTCGGTAGGCTGGGTGACAGTATCGGATCGAAGGTCAATCATCGGCAACGGATTCCCTGGTATTCCAAAGGATATTCATAATCTTTGCGAAGCGGGTGGCCTAACCAGTCATCAGCCATCAAGATGCGGGTTAAGTCAGGGTGGCCGGTAAAACGAACTCCGCCTAGATCGTAACATTCCCGTTCGTGCCAGTTGGCTGCAGGCCAGATGTGGGTAACCGTGGGTACATCAGGAAGCTGATGAACGATGTTATCCTTCCAGCGGGGCAACAGAATCTTAACGACCAGCCTATGACGGTGTGAAAAGCTCATGAGGTGATAAACCACTTCCAGATGCGGCTCAAATCCAGCCTTGGCCACCTTGCCCGGATCGGTTTCGAGGAAATCCACCACGGTCATGCAGTTCAGCACATCGAAATGCAGACGCGGTTCATCATAAAGAAACCGGGCCAGGGCAGGCCAGTCTGCAGGTGAAACGATCAGGTATGGGTCGAGTGCAGTTGCGTGACGTGACAGCAGCGTGATGCCACTTTTTTCGTCAATGATTTGTGTAATGTCGGGAAATGTCATGAAACAAACCAGGAGCTTCTTTCCTGGTTTGTCTTAGTGCGCTGGTATGTGCTTGTCCGAAAGATCAATGATCTGGATCGGTAATTGCCCGGCAATAACGTGCCAGGAGCAGTTCCGTCTGCAACAATTTCTGCCAGGTGGAAAAATCGAGGTGAACTTCGGTGCCATCTTCATTCATCTGAGCGGCGGGGATAACGGCACCTAGAGAACGATGCAGGAAGTCGAGTATTTCCGAAAGGCGGGCTGCTTGCGAGGGGCTTAGCTTCTGTGGCAGCGGTGGAAACTTGAATCGACCGATCTTGAGTGATTCATTCGAACTGACTTCAACATTATCATCAGCGATGGTGAAATCCGGTGAAACTTCATCGGTCTGATTGACTGATTTATTAATGAGGCTGTGCAGGTCGTCTGAGGAATCAAGCTTTTCAGAAAAGGCAGCATGGTGAGCAGCCTGGGTCATCTGCGTTTCACGTTCGGCAATTTCTTCCAGCGAACCGAACAAGAGGACTGATCTGCCTAGATGGACACAGTCTCCGACGCGAAGGCGATGAACATGAATAAGCTGGCCGTTGACGCGTGTACCGTTCGTACTTTCAAGATCGGTCAGGATCATGTCGCCTTGATCAAATTGGATTTTGGCATGAAAGCGACTGATACGTTCGTCATTGAGCCGGACACTGTTGCCTTCTTCTCGGCCAACCGTGATGGGGGTGGCAAGATCTTTAAACTGCAAACCTTTATCCACGCCATCAATGACTTGGAAGGTAAGTGTAGCCATGTTTCTCTCGGCCCAGAAAAGACCGTGAAAGTTCTATTCCCAGTGGAACCATGATGAATTGCAGTCACGGTAAGTACAAAGGTCCCTGAGGAACCATAGCACTGGCATGATTGCGCGTCAAAGCCCACAACTCCCTTTTAAGCGTTCCAGAGACCATTGTCAACAACCGAGTTGCAAGAATCTGCAGGGTTATTTGCGTTTATCGGCTTTATTCTGTAAATCACGCCATAAGTCGCCTAGTTTACCGCGAACACCTGCTGCAGGTTTATTTTCGTTGTTCAGCATTTTTTCACGCTTATCCTGCCACTGGGCAATTGCCTGATCCTTGGCCTTTTTCACAAAGCGACGTTCCACCATGCCCCACAGGCTCGAAACAATGAAATAGAGACACAACCCTGCGGCGACCCAGTAAAAAGCCAGGCCCATCACCAGAGTCATGTAGTTCATCATTTTGATCTGCTGTTCCTGCTGCTCATCCATTGCAGGTGGAGCCATCAGCTTCTGGTAGACATACATGACAATCACTGCAATGATCGGCAGGATATGCAGATATGGACCCAGATACAGGAAGCTGATGGGCAGATTGGTGGCGAAATTGTCACCCCAGCGCAGCAACATGTCGGGCATGGCCAGGTTGTCGATCCAGAGGAAACTCGACATTCTCAGGTGCATGCTTTCACGCAGTGCAAAATAGAGTCCAAGGAACACCGGCATCTGGAGCAATAGAATCCAACAGCCATTGCAGCCAGCCAGCGGACTCATCTTGTGCTTCTTGAAGAGTTCCATCTGTGCCATCGCATATTGCTGACGATCATTGGCATACTTCTTCTTGAGTGCTTCCATTTCCGGGCGGATCACTTTCATTTGTTCCTGCATCTTGGCCTGGTTCTGGGCCTGCTTGCGGCTCAGCGGGAAGAGCAGCAGTCGTACAATCACGGTCATAAGAATAATGGCAATGCCATAGTTGCCTACGAATTTGTAAAGATTCTCCAGCAGACGATGCATGATATTCGTGCTGCCTACCAGCAGACCGGTGATGCCGGTAGCACGGAAAAATGATGTCCAGGTGACATCGGTAGCATCGGTCATTTGATTGAGATGCAACTCTTCGCTGTATCGTTTGGTCAATCCAGGCCGTACGTCCTTTTCGTAATCGAGCAAGAGGGTTTTGGTGGGGCCTGCGTAGAGAAGATACTTGTGGGATTGAGGCTGACCCTTATCCAGAATCACCGGCGTGGAAATCAGCTTGGTAGTCATACGCCCCTGACGTTCCTTGTAGTACTCAGGAGCATCGGCATCAGGTCCCACGTATTCTGCCAGCACTTTATCGATGAGATAGGGTGTCGCTTCGCCGTCGGCATGATCAACCACAGCCAGGCTGGCAAAGAACTGAATCATCACCCCGCCGAAGAGAAAAACTTTTCTGCTCTTGGGATCGTTAAGCGTGAAGCTGTTGGGTGTGCCATCTTTTTTGAGCTTTTCGACGCCTTCCATGGTGCGGTACACGGTAGTCGGCTTGTCTGCATCTTGTGTGGCAAAGACATAGTTGCGGAAAGAAAACTGTTTCCAGCGTAACCCTTCCACCGGCAAGCCTTGTGGGCCGCTTAACTCATAGGTAAAGTTCACAGGCTTGGCTGGGTCGATGGCTGCAAACTGCAATTCCATTTCAACGTGGTAAGTATCCTTGGCCAGCGAGAAGTTTTTAGTGACTTTCAGGTTCTTCGCAGGGATATCAACTGAGTAACTGACTTTTTCCGAAGTTGCTCCGGGCAGTTGTTTCCAGGGCAATGCAGCCAACTCGGGGGATACCTGCTCCTGTTCGTTTAGCAAGGAAAACCGGTAGGAGAGCAACTCAAACTGACGGGAGGGTTGCAGTTTCAATCGATTGTGATCTTCATCATCCGTTACCAGCACCAGGCGAGGCCGTTTGCCTGAAGCATCGGCTTCAAGGCGTTGCCCCGTTTGCCGATCTGAGCCTTCATGTTCATTTAGCGTGATGTTACGAATAGCAGCGCCACGATCGGTAAACACTACTTTGATTTTCGTGGTGTCATCACCGAGCGTATGTTCCGTGGCACTGGGTAACTGTGCCAGTAACTGGTTGAGTTTTTCACGAGGGTTGGCGACCGGTTCTGGGGGCTTAACCGCTTCCTGTTCTTTGTTGGCTGCTACATTCTGCTTGTCATCCACTTTCTTTTCTGAAGGAGCAGTGTCTTTCTTGTCGGCTTTCTTTTCTACCTGCGTAGCCTGGGCCTTCTTGGCTTTGTCATCTCCTGCCAGGAACTTAGCCAGCACCGAATAGCCAATGAGCACACCGGTCGTCAGGATGACGAACAGCCAGAACCGTGACCGTTGACTCAGATTATCAAGACCCATGGAGAGTTCGCTCACAAATGACAGACAGAAAACCCCGCAGAAGTAATTCTGCGGGGGGTAACAGACCATTTACATCTTATAGAGGAGTGGGGATAGGCTCAATTGTTACTTTTTCCCCTGTGCTTATTAAGTTTCGTATTTGTATTTCGAGCTGATTCTTAAGATAATCGCACCTTTGAACCATCACCCAGGCTGTATACCATGCGTACGTGTATCATCCTTGTCTCTGTTTGCGCTGCCTCAATAACTCTCGCCCAACCGCCGCAAGGCAAACCCTACCAGATTGACCCCGTCATTGAGAAAGCCACCATCAGCCCGATGGCTCCCTACATCGAATGGTACCAGGCTGATCGAGGCAACCTGAATCGCTTCTACAACATCACCCTGTCACCCAATCGCCAAGCTCAGTTCCGGGCACTTTACCGTCAATGGCTTGAACTGCTCACCCGATTGCCTTTCGATACCTATCCGCAGGAAGCCAAGGTCGATTACCTGCTTCTGAAGAACTACCTGACTCGAGAGCAGCGGCAACTCGAAATTCGCATCAAGGAGCAGGCCGAGTACATGCCGCTGATTCAGTTCGCTCCCAAGATCATTGCCCTCGAAGAAGCACGCAAACGGATGGAAAAGATCGATCCAGCGAAAACGGCGGAATTGCTCAATGGCCTCAAAAAAGAAATTGATGAACAACGTACCGCCCTCAGCCATCGTACCAAGCCAACGAAGTTCATTGCCAACCGGGCCAGCATTGTCACTTCCGCACTGCAGAACCATATTCGCCAGTGGCATAACTTCCATCAGGGTTACGACCCACTCTATTCCTGGTGGTGCGAAGCACCATATAAGAACGTGGACGAAGCCCTGGGCAGCTATGCCCGATACCTGCGTGAATCGGTCGCAGGCATCCGGGGCGGCGATGAAATCGTTGGCGACCCGATCGGCAAAGAGATGCTTCTCAACGAACTCGAATACGAAATGATTCCCTATTCCCCTGAGCAGCTTGTAACGATTGCCAACGAAGAGTTCGCCTGGTGCGAAGCGGAGATGAAGAAGGCCAGCCAGGAACTCGGCTTCGGCGATGACTGGAAGAAAGCGCTGGAAAAAGTCAAAACGCTGCACGAGGAACCAGGCAAGCAACCCATGATGATCCGCGACCTGGCGTGGGAAGCAATCGACTACGTTTCGAAAAACGATCTCGTCACGGTGCCTGAACTCTGCAAGAACACCTGGCGGATGGAAATGATGTCACCCGAACGGCAACTCGTCAGCCCGTTCTTTCTAGGCGGCGAAGTCATTCAGGTGTCGTTTCCCACGAACAGCATGCAGCATGAACAGAAACTGATGAGCATGCGAGGCAACAATCGCTACTTCAGTCGAGCCACCGTGCATCATGAACTCATCCCTGGGCACCATCTGCAAGGCTTCATGACGGCACGCTATCGCCAGCACCGCCAGCTTTTCAACACACCTTTCTGGGTTGAAGGCTGGGCACTCTACTGGGAAATGTACCTCTATGCCAACAACTTCGCCAGGACGCCGGAAGAAAAGATTGGCATGCTTTTCTGGCGTATGCACCGCTGTGCAAGAATCATCTTCTCGCTCAGCTTCCACCTCGGCACCATGACGCCGAAAGAGTGCATCGACTTTCTCGTTGATCGCGTTGGCCACGAACGGGATAATGCCACCGCAGAGGTACGAAGAAGCTTTGCCGGCATGTACGGCCCACTCTACCAGGCTGCCTACATGCTGGGCGGCTTGCAGGTTCGGGAAATGAAAAAAGAACTGGTAGACAGCGGGAAGATGAAGATCAAGGATTTTCACGATCAGATTTTGCAGCAGAACAGCATCCCCATGGAACTGGTCCGAGCCGCCATATCGAACACTCCGCTGACCAGAGACCTCAAGCCGGGCTGGAAGTTTTATGGGGAGGTGAAAGCAACAGAAGAAAAGAAGTAACCCAAAGAGCCGCGAACGAAGTGAGCGGAGTATGATTTTCGGAGCCAAGGGTATAAGCGACCTTTGAGGTATTATTCCTGGGGCAGAAATATGCTATACTAATGTATAAGTATAGCAGAACCAAGGAGTTAGAAATGCGACTTATTTTCGGCCTAGTGCTGATCCATGTCGCTGCACTTGTAGCGCTCGCTTGGGTCGGATGGAAATACAGTGACTATCTACATTCAGTTTTTCAGCACTATCAAGGCGCATGGTCTGTCGTTTCTGCAATAGGTTCGTTCTATTTAGCTGCATGGGTTTACGCCTACAAAGCGAGTCCGCGAGTTTACTTGTTCATTCAAAAACTAAAAATGCCCTTGATGAATCGAATTACATACTGGCAGCCCCACTTTTGCTTTGTTACTGCACAGCACGAACCGGTTCTGTTCAACATTGAGGAGATCGTTGAGGAGTTAAGAAAATCGATTGGCGAACCAATAACGGTTTCCGACCAATCGTTGACTTCGGTACGTTTAACGATTGATTCGCGTGTAGTCATGCGGCTCTCAGTAGACAAAGAAAATATCTATGCTAACTTCCCAGTCAAACTGACTGTACCTTCAAGCAAGTTCGATTCGGAATCGCAATGGTTGCAAAAACTCCAAGAATCAATTTGTAGAGTTACATCAGCAAAATCTGTGAGTTTATCAATTATTGTCTCATTTGAGAAAAACGAGAAGAACCCTTACTATGGCCTTTTCGTTCGTCAACTTCCTGAAAAATTCTTAAAGACCTTCCAGGCTACGTTTGTGCTTTCAGAGAAATCTACCTGCAGAATTGAAGCTGGTGTTGATAGTGTTAATGTTGAGGGGAAAAGTGCAGCTGAAGTCTTTGATGCTCTGCGTCAGGTAATATCGCTATCAGCATACCCGGTGGCCGTTAAATGAAGACATACCAACTTTTTCAGATAGAAGATTTTCCAGAGATCGCCCTTGGGAAACCGAACACTCGAAAAATTCAAGTTGACATGTTTGGAGACAAGCAAGAAATCGAAACCACACTTTACATGCAAAACCCTGAGTTTTCCAAAGGTATTCAACAGCTGAGGATCACCAGCCAAGTAAAGCACAATGCTCATGGCATTTTCAGGACAGTAATTGAATCAAGGGCGGAGACACTTGAGTTCCTCGAGTATCTTGAGCCTGTGGACTTCTTGTCATACTACGTTCCAAAAAAGAAATTGCTTGTTATGCAGGCTCCGAAACTCACTTGTCGAGGAGTGGTTAAGAACCTGAAGGAAACCAAGGGGACAAAGATTGCTGAACTGAAAGTCAGTTTCGACAAAATAATGACTCTACAGGATGAGTATGCAGGTGCGTACTTTCGCGAGTTGACATCCAGGGTGAAAGCTGCGGGATTGCATGGAGATCAGATTCAGGATGATCAACTTTTCAAGAATTTCTTGAAGATTGGCAAGCTCTCTTGCGTGATAATCCCATGGAAAATCGGGAGCCTAGATACGAAGGTAATGATAACTGCAGTCGGGGGCGTTGTTC contains the following coding sequences:
- a CDS encoding TIGR03067 domain-containing protein; amino-acid sequence: MWCLLIGLLMPVADEPKQADLTAMQGEWGCTLNIRNGQRQPDDVAETLFRDVKDDVVIVSLFDKALQKSKIKLNPQASPKEIDSTMLDGPAKDKVSLGIYEFKDGQLYLCVAQPGQPRPTSFESKPGSNTSLTVWKLNKK
- the ltaE gene encoding low-specificity L-threonine aldolase — its product is MIDLRSDTVTQPTEGMRAAMASARVGDDVFGEDPAVNQLEERVASMLGKEAALFVPSGTMSNQIGIRCHTQPGDELFCDVNNHIIHYETGAPAALNGVMCRTFEGQQGIIDVHHMDGQVKGDADYTPRTRLVCLENTHNRGGGKIYPLETMERVARWAHQQGLAVHLDGARLWNASVATGISLATWCNSVDSVSVCFSKGLGAPVGSALVGPKEFIKRARRIRKMFGGGMRQAGVLAAAAIYALDHHIDRLAEDHIHAKRLAELATAIQGISLGQDSVETNLIFLKLDENLGTAEELQHRLQAHGVLALPTARHTLRMVTHLDVSREQIEHTGQVMRQLLSNRSE
- a CDS encoding NADH-quinone oxidoreductase subunit C, with translation MTFPDITQIIDEKSGITLLSRHATALDPYLIVSPADWPALARFLYDEPRLHFDVLNCMTVVDFLETDPGKVAKAGFEPHLEVVYHLMSFSHRHRLVVKILLPRWKDNIVHQLPDVPTVTHIWPAANWHERECYDLGGVRFTGHPDLTRILMADDWLGHPLRKDYEYPLEYQGIRCR
- a CDS encoding FHA domain-containing protein, which gives rise to MATLTFQVIDGVDKGLQFKDLATPITVGREEGNSVRLNDERISRFHAKIQFDQGDMILTDLESTNGTRVNGQLIHVHRLRVGDCVHLGRSVLLFGSLEEIAERETQMTQAAHHAAFSEKLDSSDDLHSLINKSVNQTDEVSPDFTIADDNVEVSSNESLKIGRFKFPPLPQKLSPSQAARLSEILDFLHRSLGAVIPAAQMNEDGTEVHLDFSTWQKLLQTELLLARYCRAITDPDH
- a CDS encoding membrane protein insertase YidC, which gives rise to MGLDNLSQRSRFWLFVILTTGVLIGYSVLAKFLAGDDKAKKAQATQVEKKADKKDTAPSEKKVDDKQNVAANKEQEAVKPPEPVANPREKLNQLLAQLPSATEHTLGDDTTKIKVVFTDRGAAIRNITLNEHEGSDRQTGQRLEADASGKRPRLVLVTDDEDHNRLKLQPSRQFELLSYRFSLLNEQEQVSPELAALPWKQLPGATSEKVSYSVDIPAKNLKVTKNFSLAKDTYHVEMELQFAAIDPAKPVNFTYELSGPQGLPVEGLRWKQFSFRNYVFATQDADKPTTVYRTMEGVEKLKKDGTPNSFTLNDPKSRKVFLFGGVMIQFFASLAVVDHADGEATPYLIDKVLAEYVGPDADAPEYYKERQGRMTTKLISTPVILDKGQPQSHKYLLYAGPTKTLLLDYEKDVRPGLTKRYSEELHLNQMTDATDVTWTSFFRATGITGLLVGSTNIMHRLLENLYKFVGNYGIAIILMTVIVRLLLFPLSRKQAQNQAKMQEQMKVIRPEMEALKKKYANDRQQYAMAQMELFKKHKMSPLAGCNGCWILLLQMPVFLGLYFALRESMHLRMSSFLWIDNLAMPDMLLRWGDNFATNLPISFLYLGPYLHILPIIAVIVMYVYQKLMAPPAMDEQQEQQIKMMNYMTLVMGLAFYWVAAGLCLYFIVSSLWGMVERRFVKKAKDQAIAQWQDKREKMLNNENKPAAGVRGKLGDLWRDLQNKADKRK
- a CDS encoding DUF885 family protein, whose product is MAPYIEWYQADRGNLNRFYNITLSPNRQAQFRALYRQWLELLTRLPFDTYPQEAKVDYLLLKNYLTREQRQLEIRIKEQAEYMPLIQFAPKIIALEEARKRMEKIDPAKTAELLNGLKKEIDEQRTALSHRTKPTKFIANRASIVTSALQNHIRQWHNFHQGYDPLYSWWCEAPYKNVDEALGSYARYLRESVAGIRGGDEIVGDPIGKEMLLNELEYEMIPYSPEQLVTIANEEFAWCEAEMKKASQELGFGDDWKKALEKVKTLHEEPGKQPMMIRDLAWEAIDYVSKNDLVTVPELCKNTWRMEMMSPERQLVSPFFLGGEVIQVSFPTNSMQHEQKLMSMRGNNRYFSRATVHHELIPGHHLQGFMTARYRQHRQLFNTPFWVEGWALYWEMYLYANNFARTPEEKIGMLFWRMHRCARIIFSLSFHLGTMTPKECIDFLVDRVGHERDNATAEVRRSFAGMYGPLYQAAYMLGGLQVREMKKELVDSGKMKIKDFHDQILQQNSIPMELVRAAISNTPLTRDLKPGWKFYGEVKATEEKK